A section of the Hevea brasiliensis isolate MT/VB/25A 57/8 chromosome 17, ASM3005281v1, whole genome shotgun sequence genome encodes:
- the LOC131175384 gene encoding mediator of RNA polymerase II transcription subunit 25-like has product MGPSVRGMSQGNLSGAQMVQSGNGTNQNVMSGLGPSGVSSGSSTMIPTPGMPQQAQSGMQSLGVNNNSAANMPLSQQTTSAVQPAQSKYVKVWEGNLSGQRQGQPVFITKLEGYRSASASETLASNWPPTMQIVRLISQDHMNNKQYVGKADFLVFQAMNQHGFLGQLQEKKLCAVIQLPSQTLLLSVSDKACRLIGMLFPGNLDMVVFKPQISSQQQQMQQQHHQQMPPQQHPQLQQQQLPQLQQQQQLPQLQQQQQLPQMQQQHHQQMPPQQHPQLQPQQLPQLQQQQQLPQLQQQQQLPQLLQQQQHPQLQQQQQLSQLQQQQQQLQQQQQQLQPLQQQQQQLLQLQQQLQLLQLQQQVPQQQQLVGTGMGQAYVQGPGRSQLVSQGQVSSQGPTNMPGGGFMS; this is encoded by the exons ATGGGTCCATCGGTACGAGGCATGAGCCAAGGAAATCTTTCAGGGGCACAAATGGTGCAAAGTGGAAATGGCACGAATCAGAATGTGATGAGTGGTCTTGGTCCATCGGGTGTCTCTTCTGGAAGCAGCACCATGATTCCAACTCCAGGAATGCCTCAACAAGCACAAAGTGGGATGCAGTCTCTTGGTGTGAATAACAACTCAGCAGCTAATATGCCATTGTCACAGCAGACAACAAGTGCTGTGCAACCAGCACAATCCAAATATGTCAAAGTCTGGGAG GGAAATTTGTCTGGGCAGCGTCAAGGACAGCCTGTCTTTATCACCAAATTGGAA GGTTACAGGAGTGCTTCGGCTTCTGAGAC GCTTGCTTCAAACTGGCCACCAACAATGCAAATAGTTCGGCTTATATCTCAGGACCACATGAACAACAA GCAGTATGTTGGAAAGGCTGATTTTCTAGTATTTCAGGCAATGAATCAGCATGGATTTCTTGGACAACTGCAAGAAAAGAAGCTT TGTGCAGTCATCCAATTGCCATCACAGACATTACTGCTTTCTGTTTCAGACAAAGCCTGCCGCTTGATAGGGATGCTCTTTCCGGGG AACCTGGATATGGTTGTGTTTAAGCCTCAAATATCCAGTCAGCAGCAACAAATGCAGCAGCAGCATCACCAGCAGATGCCACCGCAGCAGCATCCACAGCTACAGCAGCAACAGCTTCCACAGCTGCAACAGCAACAACAACTTCCACAGCTACAGCAGCAGCAGCAACTTCCACAAATGCAGCAGCAGCATCACCAGCAGATGCCACCGCAGCAGCATCCACAGCTACAGCCGCAACAGCTTCCACAGCTGCAACAGCAACAACAACTTCCACAGCTACAGCAGCAGCAGCAACTTCCACAGCTACTGCAGCAGCAACAGCATCCCCAATTGCAGCAACAGCAACAACTCTCACAGcttcaacaacaacaacaacagcttcaacagcagcagcagcagcttcAGCCgttgcagcagcagcagcagcagcttcTGCAGTTGCAGCAGCAACTGCAGCTTCTGCAGTTGCAGCAGCAAGTTCCACAGCAGCAACAATTGGTTGGGACGGGAATGGGTCAGGCATACGTTCAAGGTCCAGGACGGTCACAATTAGTTTCTCAGGGACAAGTTTCATCACAAGGGCCAACAAACATGCCTGGAGGTGGCTTTATGAGTTAA